One window from the genome of Thalassospira xiamenensis M-5 = DSM 17429 encodes:
- a CDS encoding permease translates to MLNSLRTLYRDNPKEAHLAALVLAGFLAIYFIPAGTQRFDNAVLEAVRLTNWYAREHVILCLLPAFVIAGAMAVYISQGSVMQYLGPDASRPIALGVAAISGTLLAVCSCTVLPLFGGIYKRGAGLGPAIAFLYSGPAINIIAIVVTAKILGAEIGIARGVGAIAFAIVIGMIMHLIYRREEAARAKTSARGFAATDTEKPLGTTITFFALMIAVLVFANWAPVENSIWMAVFNHKWLITIVLSTGLAVLLIWQFNWSATHLLRLAALVILAALIVPDAPQLAFAIGIGGMMLIALSRPKDREWADQSWDFTKQILPLLVIGVFVAGLLLGRPGHDGLIPARWVNAAVGDNSLKSTILASVLGAFMYFSTLTEVPIVQALMGAGMGKGPALSLLLAGPALSLPNMLVIRTVIGTQKTMVYCALVIVMATITGFIYGNYWPAN, encoded by the coding sequence ATGCTCAACTCTTTGCGGACACTTTATCGCGACAACCCGAAAGAGGCGCATCTGGCGGCCCTTGTTCTGGCGGGCTTTCTTGCGATCTATTTTATCCCTGCTGGCACCCAACGTTTTGACAATGCCGTCCTCGAAGCCGTCCGCCTGACCAACTGGTATGCGCGCGAACATGTCATCCTGTGTCTTCTGCCCGCCTTTGTGATTGCCGGTGCGATGGCGGTTTATATCAGTCAGGGATCGGTCATGCAGTATCTTGGCCCCGATGCATCCCGGCCGATTGCCCTGGGCGTTGCCGCGATCTCGGGGACGCTTCTGGCGGTGTGTTCCTGCACGGTATTGCCCCTGTTTGGTGGCATCTACAAACGCGGGGCCGGTCTGGGCCCGGCCATTGCCTTCCTCTATTCCGGCCCGGCGATCAACATCATTGCCATTGTGGTCACGGCTAAAATTCTTGGTGCGGAAATCGGCATTGCACGCGGTGTTGGCGCAATTGCTTTTGCCATTGTGATCGGCATGATCATGCATCTGATCTATCGCCGCGAAGAAGCCGCAAGGGCCAAAACATCGGCGCGTGGCTTTGCCGCCACGGATACCGAAAAGCCGCTTGGCACCACCATCACGTTTTTCGCCCTGATGATTGCGGTTCTGGTCTTTGCCAATTGGGCACCGGTTGAAAATTCGATCTGGATGGCGGTTTTCAACCATAAATGGCTGATCACCATTGTGCTTTCGACCGGGCTTGCGGTGTTGCTGATCTGGCAGTTCAACTGGTCGGCAACGCATCTGCTGCGACTGGCCGCGCTGGTCATCCTTGCCGCCCTGATTGTCCCAGATGCGCCGCAACTTGCCTTTGCCATCGGGATTGGCGGCATGATGCTGATCGCACTTTCGCGCCCGAAAGACCGTGAATGGGCCGATCAAAGCTGGGATTTCACCAAACAGATCCTGCCGCTTCTGGTGATCGGGGTGTTTGTCGCGGGCCTGCTGCTGGGCCGTCCCGGCCATGACGGCCTGATCCCCGCCCGCTGGGTCAATGCCGCCGTCGGCGACAATTCCCTGAAATCGACAATCCTGGCCTCGGTCCTTGGCGCATTCATGTATTTCTCGACCCTGACCGAAGTCCCGATTGTACAGGCATTGATGGGGGCCGGAATGGGCAAAGGCCCCGCCCTTTCGCTGCTTCTGGCCGGTCCGGCCCTGTCGCTCCCCAATATGCTGGTGATCCGGACCGTCATCGGCACACAGAAAACAATGGTATATTGCGCGCTTGTGATCGTCATGGCGACGATCACCGGCTTCATCTATGGCAATTACTGGCCCGCAAACTGA
- a CDS encoding thioredoxin family protein has translation MKLKIYGSGCAKCQTLAKNAAAAAQALELDYDLEKITDTNAIIDAGIMRTPALMVDESILVEGKVATADEIRQLLQSR, from the coding sequence ATGAAATTGAAAATTTACGGCAGCGGCTGCGCCAAATGCCAGACACTCGCCAAAAATGCCGCCGCCGCCGCACAGGCGCTTGAACTGGACTATGACCTTGAAAAAATCACCGATACCAACGCCATCATTGATGCCGGTATCATGCGCACCCCGGCATTGATGGTCGATGAAAGCATTCTCGTCGAAGGCAAGGTCGCGACGGCGGATGAAATCCGCCAGTTGCTTCAATCGCGCTAA
- a CDS encoding DUF3126 family protein: protein MTPTEIARVTDYLRRTFDNPKIAVDAPKRKGHPIEMRVGDEFVGVVHRDEDEGEVSYSLNIVILEEDLPPAV, encoded by the coding sequence ATGACACCGACCGAAATCGCGCGCGTTACCGATTATCTGCGCCGTACTTTTGATAATCCGAAAATTGCCGTCGATGCGCCCAAGCGCAAAGGCCACCCGATTGAAATGCGCGTTGGCGACGAGTTTGTCGGTGTTGTGCACCGTGACGAGGACGAAGGCGAAGTCAGCTATTCGCTGAATATCGTCATCCTTGAAGAAGACCTGCCGCCAGCCGTTTAA
- a CDS encoding glutathione S-transferase — protein sequence MTDHDTRPVLYSFRRCPYAMRARMALLASGTDVELREVVLRDKPQSMIDASPKATVPVLILPDGTVIDESLEIMVWALAENDPEKWLEPESGTLEDMLALISQNDGPFKHHLDRYKYFNRYEDADPAEHRRDAEKILNRLDGRLAVGKYLFGTRPALADFAIAPFIRQFANTDRDPFDAAPFVHLQRWLDDFLNSHWFADAMVRYDQWHEGDEPVIFKAA from the coding sequence ATGACTGATCACGATACCCGCCCGGTTTTATACAGTTTCCGTCGCTGCCCCTATGCGATGCGCGCCCGCATGGCCCTGCTGGCCAGCGGCACCGATGTCGAACTGCGCGAAGTCGTGCTGCGCGACAAACCGCAATCCATGATCGATGCCTCCCCCAAGGCCACCGTGCCCGTCCTGATCCTGCCCGATGGCACCGTGATCGACGAAAGCCTTGAAATCATGGTCTGGGCGCTGGCCGAAAATGACCCGGAAAAATGGCTGGAACCCGAAAGCGGCACGCTTGAAGACATGCTGGCCCTGATTTCGCAAAATGACGGGCCGTTCAAACATCATCTCGACCGCTATAAATATTTCAACCGCTACGAGGATGCCGATCCGGCCGAACATCGCCGCGATGCCGAAAAAATCCTCAACCGGCTTGATGGCCGTCTGGCGGTTGGCAAATACCTGTTTGGCACCCGCCCGGCCCTTGCCGATTTTGCCATTGCGCCCTTCATCCGCCAATTCGCCAATACCGACAGGGACCCCTTTGACGCCGCGCCCTTTGTCCATCTGCAACGCTGGCTTGATGATTTCCTGAATTCCCACTGGTTTGCCGATGCGATGGTCAGATATGACCAGTGGCACGAAGGCGATGAACCGGTGATTTTCAAAGCTGCCTGA
- the hpt gene encoding hypoxanthine phosphoribosyltransferase, which produces MADYDVKPLITADEIATQIDALAAKINENFKDTEKLIVVGLLRGSFVFIADLARKLTVPVEVDFMVASSYGDSTESSRNVRIVKDLDGQIRGKDVLLVEDIIDTGYTLSEVVRLLKTRDPNRLEICTLLNKPSRREVEIPIHYCGFDIPDEFVVGYGIDYAQANRNLPFIGTVHFHDE; this is translated from the coding sequence ATGGCCGATTATGATGTCAAGCCGCTGATAACGGCGGACGAAATTGCCACGCAGATCGATGCGCTTGCCGCCAAGATCAATGAAAACTTCAAAGATACTGAAAAACTGATCGTTGTCGGTCTGCTGCGCGGATCGTTCGTTTTCATCGCCGATCTGGCCCGCAAGCTGACCGTTCCGGTCGAAGTCGATTTCATGGTCGCGTCTTCGTACGGCGATTCCACCGAAAGCTCGCGCAATGTCCGCATCGTCAAGGACCTGGATGGCCAGATCCGCGGCAAGGACGTGCTGCTGGTCGAAGACATCATCGATACCGGCTATACCCTGTCCGAAGTCGTCCGCCTGCTTAAAACCCGCGATCCGAACCGGCTTGAAATCTGCACGCTGCTGAACAAGCCATCGCGCCGCGAAGTCGAAATTCCGATCCATTATTGCGGCTTTGACATTCCCGATGAATTTGTCGTCGGCTATGGCATCGATTACGCCCAAGCCAACCGCAACCTGCCCTTTATCGGCACGGTGCATTTCCACGACGAATAA
- a CDS encoding DUF883 family protein — MVTKTDTDNAKLQADVEALRKDLAEVTKTLRTMGSDRANSVAQSAAERVREVSGQVHDQFDHARGVAVDQVRERPLTSVAITFGIGMLVGGLLRK, encoded by the coding sequence ATGGTGACCAAGACTGATACGGATAATGCAAAACTTCAGGCCGATGTCGAGGCTTTGCGCAAGGATCTTGCCGAAGTCACCAAGACGCTCAGAACGATGGGCAGTGACCGGGCCAATTCTGTTGCCCAGTCCGCCGCAGAGCGTGTTCGCGAGGTTTCGGGCCAGGTTCATGACCAGTTTGACCATGCGCGCGGCGTTGCCGTTGATCAGGTGCGCGAACGCCCGCTGACCTCGGTTGCCATAACTTTCGGCATTGGCATGCTGGTTGGCGGTCTGCTGCGTAAATGA
- the pobA gene encoding 4-hydroxybenzoate 3-monooxygenase encodes MHVPVAIIGCGPSGLLLSHLLHVQGIDSIILERKDRAYVEGRIRAGVLEMGTVGLMERVGVDARMKSEGIIHGGIYISVNGKRQHVNIEELTGGSTVMIYGQTEVTKDLIQARLDHGGEIVFEAEDVSLHDFDADKPRVRYVKDGNPVELTCDYIAACDGFHGVGRQTMPSSKLETFEKVYPFGWLGVLAKAKPVADELIYASHDRGFALCSMRSESVVRHYVQVPSSDKIEDWSDDRFWNELRVRLGEADGELVNEGEVFEKSIAPLRSFVAEPLSHGRLFLAGDAGHIVPPTGAKGLNLAASDVHYLSEALIGKFKQNRDDLLETYSDTALARVWKAERFSWWMTTMLHTFDDHHDFDGRIRRAELEYILSSKAGLTTLAENYVGLPY; translated from the coding sequence ATGCATGTCCCTGTTGCCATTATCGGCTGCGGTCCTTCGGGGTTGCTGCTTTCGCATCTGCTGCATGTGCAGGGAATTGACAGCATTATCCTTGAGCGCAAGGATCGCGCCTATGTCGAGGGGCGCATTCGGGCCGGTGTTCTTGAAATGGGGACGGTCGGCCTGATGGAGCGGGTCGGGGTTGATGCCCGCATGAAGAGCGAGGGCATCATTCATGGCGGCATCTATATCAGTGTCAATGGCAAGCGCCAGCATGTGAATATCGAAGAACTGACCGGTGGTTCGACCGTGATGATTTACGGCCAGACCGAGGTGACCAAGGATCTGATACAGGCGCGCCTTGATCATGGCGGCGAGATCGTGTTCGAGGCCGAGGATGTCAGCCTGCATGACTTTGATGCCGACAAGCCGCGTGTTCGATATGTCAAGGACGGCAATCCGGTTGAACTGACATGCGATTATATTGCGGCCTGCGATGGCTTCCACGGGGTGGGGCGGCAGACCATGCCGTCATCGAAGCTTGAGACATTCGAAAAGGTTTATCCGTTTGGCTGGCTGGGCGTTCTGGCCAAGGCAAAACCGGTGGCGGACGAGCTGATTTATGCCAGCCACGACCGGGGATTTGCGCTTTGTTCGATGCGGTCGGAAAGTGTGGTGCGCCATTATGTGCAGGTGCCGAGCAGTGATAAGATCGAAGACTGGTCCGATGACCGGTTCTGGAACGAGCTTCGGGTCCGGCTTGGCGAGGCGGACGGGGAGCTGGTCAATGAGGGCGAGGTGTTTGAAAAAAGCATTGCACCGCTTCGAAGCTTTGTTGCCGAGCCGTTGAGCCACGGGCGTCTGTTCCTGGCGGGGGATGCGGGGCATATCGTGCCGCCGACCGGGGCCAAGGGGCTTAACCTTGCGGCGAGTGACGTGCATTACCTGTCCGAAGCATTGATCGGTAAATTCAAGCAGAACCGTGATGATTTGCTTGAAACCTATTCCGATACAGCGCTGGCGCGCGTGTGGAAGGCGGAGCGGTTTAGCTGGTGGATGACAACGATGCTGCACACCTTTGATGATCATCACGATTTTGACGGTCGTATCCGTCGCGCCGAACTGGAATATATCCTGTCATCGAAGGCAGGTTTGACGACGCTTGCAGAAAACTATGTCGGTTTGCCTTACTGA
- a CDS encoding substrate-binding periplasmic protein: MGKRRTGIVLPVLVLMVQIVWGAVCGMVPGLTGAVAQEVGKITEASAQKPEVLFAVGEWPPMITENAAGYGIHTKRVTEVFEAMGYRVRYAFVPWRRAYEQTIAGQYAATFSWIWTDERAAEVLYPRYPIAKAHQIGFYRKDRFPVGLDVNAIADIAPLGLRPVGVASYWYEVEFRRLGIQADIVTSSEAAWRFLDAGRADIYFDEKDVGLMDMARVLGEDAVKRYGITDPVQSENMFILFSRDHPQGKVLRDAFDGFLDTPEGRAMCWGWGVCEQTASATPGPKMTVNGQGRVQGNPTGADKVGADQVGGF, translated from the coding sequence GTGGGGAAAAGACGAACGGGTATTGTTTTGCCGGTACTGGTGTTGATGGTGCAGATCGTGTGGGGGGCGGTTTGCGGCATGGTCCCGGGTTTGACAGGGGCGGTCGCGCAGGAAGTCGGCAAAATCACAGAAGCATCGGCGCAGAAGCCCGAAGTTCTGTTTGCGGTAGGCGAATGGCCGCCGATGATTACGGAAAATGCCGCCGGATACGGCATTCACACCAAGCGGGTGACCGAGGTATTCGAGGCGATGGGATACCGGGTGCGGTATGCTTTTGTACCGTGGCGGCGTGCTTATGAGCAGACCATTGCGGGGCAATATGCCGCGACATTCAGCTGGATCTGGACCGACGAACGCGCGGCCGAGGTCCTTTATCCGCGCTATCCAATCGCAAAGGCGCACCAGATCGGATTTTATCGCAAGGACAGGTTTCCGGTCGGGCTTGATGTTAACGCAATTGCCGATATTGCCCCCTTGGGGCTGCGTCCGGTCGGGGTTGCCAGTTATTGGTACGAGGTTGAATTTCGCCGTCTTGGCATTCAGGCTGATATTGTCACGTCATCGGAAGCCGCATGGCGGTTTCTGGATGCCGGGCGGGCTGATATCTATTTTGACGAAAAGGATGTCGGCCTGATGGATATGGCGCGGGTTCTGGGCGAGGATGCGGTGAAACGCTATGGCATTACCGATCCGGTGCAATCAGAGAACATGTTCATCCTGTTTTCCCGGGATCACCCGCAAGGCAAAGTGTTGCGCGATGCGTTTGACGGGTTCCTTGATACCCCCGAAGGCCGGGCCATGTGCTGGGGTTGGGGGGTATGTGAACAAACCGCAAGTGCCACGCCCGGACCGAAAATGACGGTTAACGGGCAGGGGCGCGTGCAGGGAAATCCGACCGGGGCAGATAAGGTGGGGGCAGATCAGGTTGGCGGTTTTTGA
- a CDS encoding HAD-IIB family hydrolase produces the protein MTEHRHCAIFTDLDGTLLDHDTYSWAPAAPAIERIKKLGIPLIAISSKTLAELSHLNATDHLFDGLIGENGGVIRLGDQTEQPGPATETIDAARDAIRAALSIPVTSFRSTSPEIIAAQTGLSPDDAARAGLRHCSDPLIWAPTDKDVTIARAIAETFGLKLLKGGRFHTLCGPTDKGAAMARMLELLAKNGVLPSTGLTPCTIALGDSANDATMLAAADVAIQIPQKHAITTTALIQDPKLIIAPEPGPSGWNAGVNSLLDQLTNTNNKSEVLHG, from the coding sequence ATGACAGAACACAGACACTGCGCCATTTTCACCGATCTTGACGGCACTCTGCTTGATCATGACACCTATTCCTGGGCCCCGGCAGCCCCGGCGATTGAACGCATAAAAAAGCTCGGCATTCCGCTGATTGCGATCTCGTCAAAAACGCTGGCCGAACTTTCCCATCTCAATGCCACGGATCATCTGTTTGATGGATTGATTGGCGAAAATGGCGGCGTGATCCGCCTTGGCGATCAAACCGAACAACCCGGCCCCGCCACCGAAACCATCGATGCCGCACGCGATGCCATCCGGGCGGCCCTCTCCATTCCCGTCACCAGTTTCCGCAGCACATCGCCCGAAATCATCGCCGCCCAAACCGGCCTTTCCCCCGATGATGCGGCGCGCGCCGGACTTCGGCACTGCTCCGATCCGCTGATCTGGGCACCGACGGACAAAGATGTCACCATCGCGCGTGCCATTGCCGAAACATTTGGCCTCAAACTGCTCAAGGGCGGGCGCTTTCACACCCTTTGCGGCCCGACCGACAAGGGGGCCGCCATGGCGCGCATGCTGGAACTATTGGCCAAAAACGGCGTTCTGCCTTCAACGGGTTTAACGCCTTGCACAATCGCCTTGGGGGATTCCGCCAATGACGCCACCATGCTTGCCGCGGCCGATGTCGCAATCCAGATACCGCAAAAACACGCAATCACAACAACCGCATTGATACAGGATCCAAAACTGATCATCGCCCCGGAACCGGGTCCGTCGGGCTGGAACGCAGGCGTAAACTCCCTTCTCGATCAATTGACCAATACCAATAACAAAAGCGAGGTACTTCATGGCTGA
- a CDS encoding glycosyl transferase, producing the protein MADFHQGGPITTLHRIIDRNPEELAYEMTAFARQRRQTLILPCLYSELETPAMTTILNGLKQATYIDQIVVGLDRADATQYAYAREFFKDLPQHVRILWNDGPRLRSVHDRLAEYDLARYEPGKGRNVWYCLGYTLASGRSSVIGIHDCDIATYKPDLPARLMYPIANPAFNFAFAKGYYARVANGTLKGRVCRLFVTPLIRALKQVVGKTDFLNYLDCFRYSLSGEMAIRTDVAYGLRVASDWGLEVSMLSEMYRNHTVHRLAQVDIADIYDHKHREFDPAEKDDGLSRMASDIAKSLFRKLATQGTVFSHETFRTLKATYYRTALDLIEQYRADALFNGLKINRDEEEKCVEVLAEVIMSAGQHYLDNPLESPFIPSWQRVESAMGDIFEQLSAAVEDDLNDAGIGT; encoded by the coding sequence ATGGCTGATTTTCATCAGGGCGGGCCGATCACAACCCTGCACCGCATCATCGACCGCAACCCCGAAGAACTCGCTTATGAAATGACCGCCTTCGCCCGCCAGCGTCGGCAAACCCTGATCCTGCCCTGCCTGTATTCCGAACTTGAAACCCCGGCCATGACCACCATCCTTAATGGATTGAAACAGGCCACCTATATCGATCAGATCGTCGTCGGGCTGGACCGGGCCGACGCGACACAATACGCCTATGCGCGCGAATTTTTCAAAGACCTGCCGCAACATGTCCGCATCCTCTGGAATGACGGCCCGCGCCTGCGCAGCGTCCATGATCGTCTGGCGGAATATGATCTGGCCCGCTATGAACCGGGCAAGGGCCGTAATGTCTGGTATTGCCTTGGCTATACGCTGGCATCGGGCCGAAGCTCGGTCATCGGCATTCATGATTGCGACATAGCAACCTACAAACCCGATCTGCCTGCCCGCCTGATGTATCCGATTGCCAACCCGGCGTTTAATTTCGCCTTTGCCAAGGGCTATTACGCCCGCGTTGCCAATGGCACGCTCAAGGGCCGGGTCTGCCGCCTGTTTGTCACCCCCCTGATCCGCGCGCTCAAACAGGTCGTCGGCAAAACAGATTTCCTCAATTACCTTGATTGCTTCCGCTATTCGCTGTCGGGTGAAATGGCGATCCGCACTGACGTTGCCTATGGGCTACGCGTCGCGTCCGACTGGGGCCTTGAAGTTTCCATGCTGTCGGAAATGTATCGCAACCACACGGTTCACCGTCTGGCACAGGTCGATATCGCTGATATCTATGATCACAAACACCGCGAATTTGACCCGGCTGAAAAGGATGATGGCCTGTCACGCATGGCAAGCGATATCGCCAAATCCCTGTTCCGCAAACTCGCCACCCAGGGCACCGTTTTCTCGCATGAAACCTTCCGAACCCTCAAGGCAACCTACTATCGCACCGCCCTTGACCTGATTGAACAATACCGCGCGGACGCGCTGTTTAACGGCCTTAAAATCAATCGCGACGAAGAAGAAAAATGCGTCGAGGTGCTCGCCGAAGTCATCATGAGTGCGGGCCAGCATTACCTTGATAACCCGCTCGAAAGCCCCTTCATTCCAAGCTGGCAGCGCGTTGAAAGTGCGATGGGCGACATCTTCGAACAGCTCTCGGCTGCTGTCGAAGACGACCTGAACGATGCAGGGATCGGCACTTGA
- a CDS encoding alpha-amylase family glycosyl hydrolase, whose translation MDRVIGTSGRIAFASAMRNLLADVYPEHDHADLVRRVFEVLGLPLEGDGAEPCEEYLRKWDQRDAFLITYGDSISRDGHHGLQSLGDFYRTWLKDWLTGIHILPFHPFTSDDGFSVSDFSSLRPELGTWDDVKALSKDATVMADLVANHISASHVWFQQFLAGDKPGVDYIKTASPDDDLSDVVRPRSHPLLSQVTTSDGEKHVWCTFSYDQVDLDYGNPDVFFEILKIVLEYLKHGVRVVRLDAIGFIWKVAGTSSINLDQTHKIIKALRLATTAVHPDVLFITETNLPLLENLSYFGNQDEAHLIYNFSLPPVIIHALLSGRSDYIRKCIMSMPPAPAGCTFFNFTASHDGIGLRPAENLIPDAEIEVMTDHARKMGGQVSYRSLKGGGQKAYELNVTLFSMLAESFGGDRTFGLERFVMSQAIAMSLEGVPAIYVQTIFATENDQTGYEETGIPRRLNRKIWQLEEAEERLSEEGIAKRAFDQLRALMSIRMGQPAFHPNATQYTLNLGSELLGVWRQSHLNDQSIFCVFNLTDQVQDLDLSKINLIMTEGWTDLLSQQVIEDFNGILALAPYQIVWISNIDGRNRIDSRLLQRYRDAMPV comes from the coding sequence ATGGACCGCGTTATCGGAACCTCGGGGCGTATTGCGTTCGCAAGTGCAATGCGCAATCTGCTTGCGGATGTGTATCCGGAACATGATCACGCCGATCTGGTGCGCCGGGTGTTTGAAGTGCTGGGATTGCCGCTTGAGGGCGATGGGGCGGAGCCGTGCGAGGAATATCTTCGCAAATGGGATCAGCGTGATGCGTTTCTGATCACCTATGGCGACAGTATTTCGCGCGACGGGCATCATGGTTTGCAAAGTCTTGGCGATTTTTATCGCACGTGGCTTAAGGACTGGCTGACCGGGATACATATCCTGCCGTTTCACCCCTTTACGTCTGATGATGGTTTTTCGGTCAGCGATTTCAGTAGTTTACGCCCGGAACTTGGCACCTGGGATGACGTGAAGGCATTATCCAAGGATGCGACCGTGATGGCCGATCTGGTGGCGAACCATATTTCGGCGTCCCATGTGTGGTTTCAGCAGTTCCTTGCAGGCGACAAGCCCGGTGTCGATTACATCAAGACCGCCAGCCCCGACGATGATCTTTCCGATGTAGTGCGCCCGCGCAGTCATCCGTTGCTAAGCCAAGTCACGACATCGGATGGTGAAAAGCATGTCTGGTGCACGTTCAGTTATGATCAGGTTGATCTGGATTACGGCAACCCGGATGTGTTTTTTGAAATCCTGAAGATCGTTCTGGAATATCTTAAACATGGCGTCCGGGTCGTGCGGCTGGATGCCATCGGCTTTATCTGGAAGGTGGCCGGGACCAGTTCGATCAATCTGGATCAGACGCACAAGATCATCAAGGCGCTGCGACTGGCGACCACGGCGGTACATCCCGATGTGCTGTTCATTACCGAAACCAATCTGCCGCTGCTTGAAAACCTGTCCTATTTCGGCAATCAGGACGAGGCGCATCTGATTTATAATTTCAGCCTGCCGCCGGTGATCATTCATGCGCTGTTATCGGGGCGGAGTGATTATATCCGCAAATGCATCATGTCGATGCCGCCAGCACCGGCGGGTTGCACTTTTTTCAATTTTACCGCCAGCCATGATGGTATTGGATTGCGCCCGGCCGAAAACCTGATCCCGGATGCGGAGATCGAGGTGATGACCGACCATGCGCGCAAGATGGGCGGGCAGGTCAGTTACCGGTCGCTTAAGGGCGGCGGGCAGAAGGCCTATGAACTTAATGTCACGCTGTTTAGCATGCTGGCGGAGAGTTTTGGCGGGGATCGTACCTTTGGCCTTGAACGGTTTGTGATGAGCCAGGCGATTGCCATGTCGCTTGAGGGCGTTCCGGCGATTTACGTGCAGACGATCTTTGCCACCGAAAATGATCAGACGGGATATGAGGAAACCGGCATTCCGCGCAGGCTTAACCGCAAAATCTGGCAGCTTGAAGAGGCCGAGGAACGGTTATCGGAAGAAGGCATTGCCAAGCGGGCGTTCGATCAGTTGCGCGCATTGATGTCGATCCGCATGGGGCAGCCGGCATTTCATCCCAATGCGACGCAATATACCCTGAACCTTGGATCGGAATTGCTGGGCGTGTGGCGGCAAAGCCATCTGAACGATCAAAGCATTTTCTGTGTTTTCAACCTGACCGATCAGGTGCAGGACCTTGATCTTTCAAAGATCAACCTGATCATGACCGAGGGGTGGACCGACCTGCTGTCCCAGCAGGTGATCGAGGATTTCAACGGCATTCTTGCGCTTGCCCCCTATCAGATCGTGTGGATTTCAAATATCGACGGGCGCAATCGCATTGATAGCCGGTTGTTGCAACGTTATCGCGATGCGATGCCGGTTTGA
- a CDS encoding LysR family transcriptional regulator, with product MSGITLDQLRVFVTIADLGSFAATARHLNRTQSSVTYTIQKLEEQTNLELFDRTAYRPTLTKAAHSLLPHARKVMADISSYRQHAKGIADGLEASITITISQFASNAPLMDVLAVLARKFPTVRVSLSTVTIQTTEVLDSGASDLAILPEFIPFGSDYARAACGQVRMCAVARPDHPLAWFPGKIHIDAMHAHTQIITSARDAPTLQRNHAVQALNYWKVNDLETKLAMILRGIGWGGMPEHMVADHISNGTLALLDPESWDGLNHMPVLDIVVAHRQDKPLGPVGQWIFDQLKDASR from the coding sequence ATGTCTGGCATCACCCTTGATCAATTGCGGGTCTTCGTCACCATTGCCGACCTCGGAAGCTTTGCCGCCACCGCGCGGCATCTGAACCGGACACAATCGTCGGTCACCTACACGATCCAGAAACTCGAAGAACAGACCAATCTGGAACTGTTTGACCGGACGGCCTATCGCCCGACCCTGACCAAGGCGGCACATTCCCTGCTGCCCCATGCACGCAAGGTCATGGCGGATATTTCCAGCTACCGCCAACACGCCAAAGGCATCGCTGACGGGCTCGAAGCTTCGATCACGATTACAATCAGCCAGTTTGCATCAAACGCCCCGCTGATGGATGTCCTTGCGGTTCTCGCCCGGAAATTCCCGACAGTCCGCGTAAGCCTGTCGACGGTTACGATCCAGACAACCGAAGTCCTTGATAGCGGCGCGTCCGATCTTGCGATTTTGCCGGAATTCATTCCTTTTGGTTCCGACTATGCCCGGGCTGCCTGCGGGCAGGTCAGAATGTGCGCCGTGGCACGACCGGACCATCCGCTCGCCTGGTTTCCGGGAAAAATCCATATCGATGCGATGCACGCCCACACCCAGATCATCACATCGGCGCGCGATGCCCCGACCCTGCAACGCAATCACGCCGTTCAGGCCCTGAATTACTGGAAGGTCAATGACCTTGAAACCAAACTTGCCATGATATTGCGGGGGATTGGCTGGGGCGGCATGCCCGAACATATGGTCGCCGATCATATCAGCAACGGAACCCTCGCCCTGCTCGATCCCGAAAGCTGGGATGGACTAAATCACATGCCGGTCCTCGATATTGTCGTCGCTCACCGTCAGGACAAGCCGCTTGGCCCGGTTGGGCAGTGGATTTTTGACCAGCTAAAAGATGCATCCCGGTAA